A single window of Pseudomonadota bacterium DNA harbors:
- a CDS encoding cytochrome c: MSFAWVDYVNYLIRERGTTMKTKYSAGAVLLALFGLVLVAPVAPVQAAEEESAIARGGKLYDKWWAENGTVKPEGKHAAYPIKDGKYANHNSFRCKECHGWDYRGKDGAYKSGSHASGIKGVSAMAGKDPSAIEAILRDKNHAFTDAQLSAADRRDLALFVTKGQVDYSPYYEGKVAKGNAGQGEAYFNTICAGCHGRDGKKVRDAPPLGSVADNVPEMLHKILNGQPNESMPALRALDVKIAVDLATYMQTLPSE, encoded by the coding sequence ATGTCGTTTGCTTGGGTGGATTACGTCAACTATTTGATTCGCGAAAGGGGTACCACAATGAAAACGAAATATTCAGCAGGTGCTGTATTGCTCGCCCTGTTCGGTCTTGTGCTGGTGGCGCCAGTAGCGCCGGTACAGGCCGCGGAGGAGGAGTCCGCGATCGCCCGCGGCGGTAAGCTCTACGACAAGTGGTGGGCAGAGAACGGCACTGTCAAACCTGAAGGCAAGCATGCCGCGTACCCGATCAAGGACGGCAAATACGCCAATCACAACTCTTTCCGTTGCAAGGAGTGTCACGGCTGGGACTATCGCGGCAAGGATGGGGCCTACAAGAGTGGTAGCCATGCCAGCGGTATCAAGGGCGTCAGCGCCATGGCGGGCAAAGACCCGAGTGCTATCGAAGCGATACTCAGGGATAAGAACCACGCCTTTACTGATGCGCAACTCTCCGCGGCGGATCGCCGCGATCTTGCGCTATTTGTCACCAAAGGTCAGGTGGACTATTCACCCTACTATGAAGGCAAGGTTGCAAAAGGAAACGCCGGACAGGGTGAGGCGTACTTCAACACCATTTGCGCCGGCTGCCACGGGCGAGACGGCAAAAAGGTTAGAGATGCGCCGCCGCTGGGATCCGTTGCCGACAACGTACCGGAAATGCTGCACAAGATCCTCAACGGTCAGCCCAACGAAAGTATGCCGGCGTTGCGGGCTTTGGATGTGAAGATCGCTGTCGATCTCGCCACCTATATGCAGACCTTGCCGAGTGAATAG
- a CDS encoding sigma-54-dependent Fis family transcriptional regulator, translating to MMSKILIVDDDRYTRGLLQELLQTRPTQPAFAENAAEARRLLVTEDFNLVLMDQRLPDGNGLELLREMRERRPRLVAILMTGYADVRDAMASVREGLFDYLTKPFEDLEELERVIDTALELDRAYREIDSLRASLAAAGGAPVLIGQSPVMKRLIEQIHQVAHLDATVLLEGESGTGKDLVAKVVHAESQRAQGKFLDVNCGALPENLLESLLFGYEKGAFTGALRATLGFFEKADGGTIFLDEIADMSPKLQASLLRVLQDGRFNRIGSTEPCTSNFRLICATNRALAAEVQAGRFREDLYYRINVIVLRLPSLRERDSDLLRLATHFLDHFNEKFNKQVGPLSTDAIRRLEAHDWPGNVRELEHALERLVALHPGGPVDSAHVVGCIERVVSGVESQQQTGVDPYQIERHAFERDYLERVLETAGGNVSEAARLSGIPRQNLYVRMQRWGFVKK from the coding sequence CTGATGTCGAAAATCCTGATCGTCGACGATGATCGTTACACTCGCGGCCTGCTGCAGGAACTGCTTCAGACCCGACCGACCCAACCGGCCTTTGCCGAGAATGCCGCCGAAGCACGTCGTCTGCTCGTTACCGAGGATTTCAACCTCGTGCTCATGGATCAGCGTCTTCCAGATGGGAACGGGCTGGAATTGCTGCGCGAGATGCGCGAACGGCGCCCCCGCCTTGTTGCGATCCTCATGACCGGCTACGCCGACGTGCGTGATGCGATGGCCTCGGTGCGCGAGGGATTGTTCGATTACCTCACTAAACCCTTCGAGGATCTGGAAGAGCTGGAAAGGGTCATTGACACCGCCTTGGAGCTGGATCGCGCCTACCGGGAGATCGATTCGCTACGCGCTTCGCTGGCGGCGGCAGGGGGTGCACCGGTCCTGATCGGCCAGTCGCCTGTTATGAAACGGCTGATCGAACAAATCCACCAGGTGGCCCACCTGGACGCCACGGTGCTGCTCGAAGGGGAAAGCGGTACGGGCAAGGATCTCGTCGCCAAGGTGGTGCACGCAGAGAGTCAGCGGGCGCAGGGGAAATTCCTCGATGTGAATTGCGGTGCGTTGCCGGAAAATCTGCTAGAAAGTTTGCTTTTTGGGTACGAAAAGGGGGCATTTACCGGTGCGTTGCGCGCCACGCTCGGGTTTTTCGAAAAAGCCGATGGTGGCACCATTTTTCTCGATGAGATTGCCGACATGAGTCCGAAACTCCAGGCAAGTCTGCTGCGGGTCTTGCAGGACGGTCGATTTAACCGGATTGGCAGCACCGAGCCATGTACCAGCAATTTCCGTCTGATCTGTGCCACCAACCGTGCCTTGGCGGCAGAGGTGCAGGCGGGTCGCTTCCGGGAGGATCTCTATTACCGCATCAACGTTATTGTGCTGCGCCTACCTTCACTGCGCGAGCGCGACAGCGACTTGCTGCGCCTCGCCACTCACTTTCTCGATCACTTTAACGAAAAATTCAACAAGCAAGTCGGCCCCCTGTCGACGGATGCCATACGCCGGCTGGAAGCCCACGATTGGCCCGGCAATGTCCGCGAGTTGGAGCATGCCCTGGAGCGACTTGTGGCTCTTCATCCCGGCGGTCCAGTGGATTCGGCACATGTCGTGGGGTGTATCGAAAGGGTAGTGTCCGGCGTTGAAAGTCAGCAGCAGACCGGCGTAGATCCCTACCAGATTGAGCGCCATGCCTTTGAGCGCGATTACCTGGAACGGGTGCTGGAAACAGCTGGAGGCAATGTCTCCGAAGCAGCGCGGCTCTCCGGTATCCCGCGTCAGAATCTCTACGTACGCATGCAGCGATGGGGATTCGTCAAAAAATAG
- a CDS encoding histidine kinase: MKNDRPARHGRRVVTSILGTFLVVVLLVVAAFLVTVYFLEQKTRDDDLAKSASAVSTLLRQKVEKEAKAMRGLATALFHNRALEKALAVHDRQALLDIATPLFETIRTDYGITHLYFTGPDLVNLLRMYDPQQYGDVIDRFTVQRAKELQQVVYGLELGRQGTLTLRTVIPWKRGAELLGYVELGQEIEHLLFDIRATLGVELLAFVDKQYLTRERWEAGLRLLGREGQWDEFRSFVLVAQTLERIPIALKERFSPILARGGEIEVSDNRKGLFFASLPLTNAAGNEIGRLVIVRDVTRLEANFRRSLLLATLVSVLAGVFVFLFFRSALARVERDYQRQHELEMRLLHISTEHQRMAQVEKLSALGTLTGEIAHQLNNPLVGVVNMAQLAERVIDDPLRVRKLLGEIRQAGEDCRSFVRRMLEFTKVSRVHRKSTDLCALVRETISLFRQSGGQQVSVELRVPEQVRIAVDPVLLRHALFNLLLNACQAMGGKGRIWLTLEPGYSPENGRPGWMLTVEDEGPGLEPEVMERLFDPFFTTRPEGTGLGLPVVLYVTLLHGGRVDAANREEGGARFAIWLPDEEAERGADVENPDRRR; encoded by the coding sequence ATGAAAAACGACAGGCCAGCGCGGCATGGACGAAGGGTCGTCACATCGATCCTTGGTACCTTTCTCGTGGTGGTTCTATTGGTGGTGGCGGCCTTCCTCGTCACCGTCTATTTCCTCGAACAGAAGACACGCGATGACGATCTCGCCAAGAGTGCCAGCGCTGTGAGTACACTATTGCGTCAAAAGGTGGAGAAAGAGGCGAAGGCGATGCGCGGCCTGGCTACGGCGCTATTTCACAATCGGGCACTGGAGAAGGCGCTGGCCGTCCATGATCGCCAGGCGCTGCTCGATATCGCGACGCCGCTGTTCGAGACGATCCGCACCGATTACGGGATCACCCACCTCTATTTCACCGGTCCCGATTTGGTGAACCTGTTGCGCATGTATGACCCCCAACAGTATGGCGATGTGATCGACCGGTTTACGGTTCAACGCGCGAAGGAGCTCCAGCAGGTTGTCTATGGCCTAGAACTGGGCCGGCAGGGGACCCTGACGCTGCGCACCGTAATCCCCTGGAAACGCGGCGCGGAACTGCTCGGATACGTGGAGCTCGGTCAGGAGATCGAGCATCTGCTGTTCGATATCCGGGCCACACTCGGTGTGGAACTCCTGGCCTTTGTCGACAAGCAGTATCTGACGCGGGAGCGGTGGGAAGCCGGATTACGGCTGCTTGGCCGGGAAGGGCAGTGGGACGAATTTCGATCCTTTGTGCTGGTTGCGCAGACCCTGGAGCGGATCCCGATCGCGCTCAAGGAGCGGTTCTCGCCCATTCTGGCGAGGGGTGGGGAGATCGAGGTCAGCGATAACCGCAAAGGCCTCTTTTTCGCCAGTCTGCCGCTGACCAATGCCGCTGGTAACGAGATCGGCCGCTTGGTGATCGTGCGCGACGTAACCCGGTTAGAGGCCAACTTCCGCCGCTCGCTGCTGCTGGCCACGCTGGTCAGCGTTTTGGCGGGAGTCTTCGTGTTCCTCTTTTTTCGCAGCGCGTTGGCCCGTGTCGAACGCGACTACCAGCGGCAGCACGAGCTTGAAATGCGCTTGTTGCACATCAGCACCGAACATCAGCGCATGGCTCAGGTAGAGAAGCTCTCAGCGCTCGGTACATTGACCGGCGAGATCGCGCATCAGTTGAATAATCCCCTGGTTGGTGTGGTCAATATGGCCCAGCTGGCAGAGCGTGTGATCGATGATCCGCTGCGGGTCCGCAAATTGCTGGGCGAGATTCGCCAGGCGGGTGAGGACTGCAGAAGCTTCGTACGGCGTATGCTCGAGTTTACCAAGGTCTCGCGCGTTCATCGCAAATCGACAGATCTGTGCGCGTTGGTGCGCGAGACGATCTCGCTGTTTCGCCAGAGCGGCGGACAACAGGTCAGTGTGGAACTCCGGGTGCCCGAGCAGGTCCGGATTGCGGTCGATCCCGTGCTGCTCAGACACGCCCTGTTCAACCTATTGCTCAACGCCTGTCAGGCAATGGGTGGTAAGGGACGCATCTGGTTGACATTGGAACCCGGATACTCTCCTGAGAATGGCCGCCCGGGCTGGATGCTCACTGTCGAGGACGAAGGGCCGGGCCTGGAACCGGAGGTGATGGAGCGCCTATTCGATCCGTTTTTCACGACCCGACCGGAGGGCACCGGTTTGGGACTGCCGGTGGTTCTTTACGTGACGCTACTGCACGGTGGACGGGTGGATGCCGCGAACCGTGAAGAAGGCGGCGCGCGATTTGCAATATGGTTGCCCGACGAGGAGGCGGAGAGAGGCGCTGATGTCGAAAATCCTGATCGTCGACGATGA